A single region of the Spirosoma linguale DSM 74 genome encodes:
- a CDS encoding protein of unknown function DUF395 YeeE/YedE (PFAM: protein of unknown function DUF395 YeeE/YedE~KEGG: dvl:Dvul_1597 protein of unknown function DUF395, YeeE/YedE), protein MEFLHIIRQPWPWYVAGPLIGFTVPTLLLMGNKSFGISSSLRHICAACLPANISFFHYDWKKEAWNLFFVAGVLLGGFIATRFLANPDSMRLAPRTVVALQALGIRDFSGLMPADLFALSNLFTLKGLFFSVIGGLMVGFGTRWAGGCTSGHAIMGLSNLQWPSLVATICFMVGGFVMTHLLLPFIFAWVN, encoded by the coding sequence ATTTCTGCATATAATCCGTCAACCCTGGCCCTGGTACGTAGCGGGGCCGCTCATCGGCTTTACCGTTCCAACGCTGCTACTGATGGGCAATAAGTCATTCGGCATCTCGTCGTCGCTTCGGCACATCTGCGCGGCCTGCCTGCCCGCTAACATTTCCTTTTTTCACTATGACTGGAAGAAAGAAGCTTGGAATTTATTTTTTGTGGCGGGTGTGCTACTGGGTGGCTTTATAGCCACCCGCTTTTTGGCCAACCCTGATTCGATGCGCCTAGCACCTCGGACCGTAGTGGCTTTACAGGCTCTGGGGATTCGGGATTTTTCGGGACTGATGCCCGCCGACCTATTCGCCCTGTCGAATCTGTTTACGCTCAAAGGGTTGTTCTTCAGCGTTATTGGGGGGTTGATGGTGGGCTTCGGAACCCGGTGGGCCGGAGGTTGTACATCGGGGCATGCCATCATGGGCCTCTCCAACCTGCAATGGCCATCATTGGTGGCGACAATTTGTTTTATGGTGGGCGGCTTTGTGATGACGCACCTCTTACTGCCGTTTATTTTCGCCTGGGTCAACTAA
- a CDS encoding protein of unknown function DUF395 YeeE/YedE (PFAM: protein of unknown function DUF395 YeeE/YedE~KEGG: tcx:Tcr_0170 hypothetical protein), with product MNQSFPLKPRSSTVLGSLHEAPGAKTKPETGLANLKYLIVGLLFGVVFVKAEIISWFRIQEMFRLDSFHMYGVIGSAVVVGLLSVQLIKRFGIKTMTGEPVHIAPKVFYKGQIYGGLIFGLGWAITGACPGPLFAQIGSGYGLVAVTLLSAIGGTWLYGYFREKLPQ from the coding sequence TTGAATCAATCCTTTCCCCTAAAGCCGCGTTCATCGACTGTCCTGGGATCTCTCCACGAAGCGCCCGGGGCAAAAACTAAACCCGAAACGGGGCTTGCCAATCTAAAGTACCTGATTGTCGGTCTGCTGTTTGGCGTTGTCTTCGTCAAAGCTGAAATCATTTCCTGGTTCCGGATTCAGGAAATGTTTCGGCTTGATTCGTTTCACATGTACGGGGTTATCGGCAGTGCCGTTGTGGTAGGGCTCTTATCCGTACAACTCATTAAGCGCTTCGGTATCAAAACGATGACTGGCGAGCCGGTTCATATTGCGCCTAAGGTTTTTTACAAAGGCCAGATCTATGGCGGGCTTATTTTTGGCTTGGGTTGGGCCATTACCGGTGCATGTCCAGGCCCCTTATTCGCTCAGATTGGCAGTGGGTATGGCCTTGTGGCGGTTACACTGCTGAGTGCTATAGGAGGTACGTGGCTGTATGGCTACTTCCGGGAGAAACTGCCGCAGTAA